The Acipenser ruthenus chromosome 27, fAciRut3.2 maternal haplotype, whole genome shotgun sequence genome includes a window with the following:
- the LOC131701847 gene encoding exosome component 10-like, producing MAASGEAAVGAKEESISVENDESTREITEVFPGFKDADSFVKYGLGTVVAATKASANLPQSGDEHDFYRSFPGFQGFCETQGERLLQCMSRVMQYHGCRSHMRDRNKVTGLEDRFDLLVDSNDVILENVGILLDEASGVNRKQPILPAGVQPPKTIVSSWNRKGGALSKRNQSETFRLLHAKNIQRPQMKFREKVDNANTPFVPKIFAKPNALKPLPAVLANRKLRDARPEDLDVPPALADFIHQQRNQQQEQDMFSHPYKYELDQFTPDEKLLSKPEPQMYKPLQETNCHFVTTLEELVELNEKLAHCSEFAVDLEHHSYRSFLGLTCLMQISTRDEDFIIDTLELRSEMYILNETFTDPSIVKVFHGADSDIEWLQRDFGLYVVNLFDTHQAARLLNLGRNSLEHLMKLFCNVEADKQYQLADWRIRPLPEEMLNYARDDTHYLLYIYDKMRAELYEKGNALPALLQVAWQKSKDVCLKKYIKPIFTDDSYQDLYRKQKKPLDTQQLTAFRLLYAWRDQISRQEDESTGYVLPNHMMIKISEELPKEPQGIIACCNPVPPLVRQQVNELHLLVQQAREMPLLKTEVQTTEKKKATTLKRKSENPLFGPHDSSHISESEIPNSHSSAPLLKRGKLFSEDEEMEEGKEVQDCSPLIARATITIFDFELDVEEENHLTVAQQKSHRIMQSFENPFRMYLPSKETNIHMSRNAKYDPSSKVYEISNRWKLLSQELQQKEAKEKEEAKKKAKEAAQKATDERKKAQEEYKTAAQSIVTVRQQAAIAAADQKGKKKKERTASEPGAETPKPEKKRPKHTEQPADQAPATDFQPFDYSKSDFKVFAGRKSKESSQFDPAKQAQEPKQSKKNSKAHKNNSTPGNKSMSYLAGKSDRGFKHNWPKR from the exons ATGGCGGCCTCCGGAGAAGCTGCTGTGGGAGCTAAAGAAGAGTCAATTTCTGTGGAAAATGACGAGTCAACAAGAGAAATAACCGAAGTTTTTCCGGGTTTCAAGGATGCCGATTCCTTTGTGAAG TATGGTTTGGGGACAGTTGTTGCAGCTACAAAGGCTTCTGCTAATCTACCCCAGTCCGGAGATGAACATGATTTCTACCGGAGCTTTCCTGGGTTTCAGGGGTTCTGTGAAACTCAAGGGGAAAGACTGCTGCAGTG TATGAGCAGGGTAATGCAGTACCATGGCTGCAGAAGTCACATGAGAGACAGAAACAAGGTGACTGGACTGGAAGACAGGTTTGATTTGCTGGTGGATTCAAATGATGTCATCTTGGAGAATGTG GGCATACTGTTAGACGAGGCCTCAGGGGTGAACAGAAAACAGCCAATCCTACCAGCTGGTGTTCAGCCTCCGAAAACCATTGTGTCCAGTTGGAACCGCAAG GGCGGGGCATTAAGCAAAAGAAACCAGTCTGAAACGTTTCGTCTGTTGCATGCAAAGAACATCCAAAGACCTCAGATGAAGTTCAGGGAGAAGGTTGACAATGCCAACACACCTTTTGTACCCAAGATCTTTGCTAAACCGAATGCATTAAAGCCACTGCCGGCTG TTCTTGCAAACAGAAAATTGCGAGATGCAAGACCTGAAGACCTTGATGTCCCCCCAGCACTGGCTGATTTCATCCATCAACAGAGGAACCAACAACAAGAGCAAGACAT gtttTCACACCCATATAAGTATGAACTGGACCAGTTTACCCCAGATGAGAAATTGCTTTCCAAACCTGAACCCCAA ATGTACAAACCTTTGCAAGAGACCAATTGCCACTTTGTAACCACTTTGGAGGAGCTAGTTGAATTAAATGAAAAACTTGCACACTGTTCTGAGTTTGCAGTGGATTTGGAG CACCACTCGTATAGGAGTTTTCTCGGATTAACCTGTCTGATGCAGATTTCTACAAGAGATGAAGATTTCATTATAGACACCTTGGAACTGCGCAGCGAGATGTACATCCTCAATGAGACCTTTACTGACCCCTCCATTGTTAAG gtGTTCCATGGCGCAGATTCGGACATTGAGTGGCTACAGAGGGATTTTGGACTGTACGTAGTCAACTTGTTTGATACACACCAAGCTGCACGCCTTCTCAACCTGGGGAGAAATTCGCTTGAACACCTGATGAAACTGTTCTGCAACGTAGAGGCTGACAAGCAGTACCAGCTGGCTGACTGGAGGATAAG acCGTTGCCAGAGGAGATGTTAAATTATGCTCGAGATGACACTCATTACCTGCTTTACATTTATGACAAAATGAGAGCCGAGTTGTACGAGAAAGGAAATGCACTGCCTGCTCTGCTGCAGGTGGCCTGGCAAAAGAGCAAAGACGTTTGCTTGAAG AAATACATCAAGCCCATATTTACGGATGACTCCTACCAAGACCTGTACAGGAAACAGAAGAAGCCTCTCGACACACAGCAGCTGACTGCGTTCCGGCTGCTGTACGCTTGGAGAGACCAGATATCCCGGCAGGAGGATGAAAGCACCGG CTATGTCCTGCCCAACCACATGATGATAAAGATTTCAGAAGAGTTGCCAAA AGAGCCTCAAGGCATCATTGCTTGTTGTAATCCAGTCCCGCCGCTGGTTCGACAGCAGGTCAACGAGCTTCACCTCCTCGTGCAGCAGGCGAGAGAGATGCCTCTTCTCAAG ACAGAAGTTCAGACTACTGAAAAGAAGAAGGCAACAACTCTCAAAAGAAAG TCGGAGAACCCTTTGTTTGGACCTCATGACAGTTCTCACATCTCTGAAAGTGAAATTCCAAATTCTCATTCCTCTG CACCCTTGCTGAAGCGAGGCAAACTGTTCTCTGAGGACGAGGAGATGGAGGAAGGAAAGGAGGTTCAAGATTGCAGCCCCCTCATTGCCAGAGCAACCATCACTATCTTT GATTTTGAATTGGATGTGGAGGAGGAGAACCACCTGACAGTAGCACAACAGAAATCTCACCGTATAATGCAGTCTTTTGAAAATCCTTTCAGAATG TATTTACCTTCAAAGGAAACTAATATTCACATGTCTCGCAATGCCAAGTACGATCCTTCCTCAAAAGTATATGAG ATCAGTAATAGGTGGAAGCTCTTAAGCCAGGAACTGCAGCAAAAAGAAgccaaagaaaaagaagaagccAAGAAGAAAGCAAAAGAAGCGGCACAGAAAGCAACTG ATGAGCGGAAGAAGGCACAGGAAGAATACAAGACCGCGGCACAAAGCATAGTGACTGTCCGGCAACAAGCTGCA ATTGCAGCTGCAGATCAGAAGGGGAAGAAGAAGAAAGAGAGGACTGCGAGTGAACCAGGAGCTGAAACTCCAAAACCAGAGAAGAAACGGCCGAAACACACAGAGCAGCCAGCAGACCAAGCGCCAGCCACAGACTTCCAACCATTCGACTACAGCAAGTCTGACTTTAAAGTCTTTGCTG GAAGAAAATCGAAGGAGTCTTCGCAGTTTGATCCAGCTAAGCAAGCTCAGGAGCCCAAGCAATCCAAG AAAAACTCTAAAGCACACAAAAATAACTCCACTCCAGGAAACAAAAGCATGTCTTATTTGGCTGGCAAGTCAGACAG gggtTTTAAACATAACTGGCCAAAGAGATAA
- the LOC117963602 gene encoding spermidine synthase-like, which yields MNNIKDGWFTETCTLWPGQALSLQVEEILYQQKSKFQDVMVFKSKTYGNVLVLDGVIQCTERDEFSYQEMIANLPLCSHPNPKKVLIIGGGDGGVLREVVKHPLVESVVQCEIDEDVINVSKKYLPGMAKGFFSPKLTLNVGDGFEFMKQNQVAFDVIITDSSDPVGPAESLFKESYYQLMKTALRDNGILCCQGECQWLHLELIKEMRTFCKSLFPVVDYAYCTIPTYPSGQIGFMLCSKNTETNFREPVRKLTDEEVESMNLKYYNYEIHRAAFILPEFARKVLSEA from the exons ATGAATAATATAAAAGACGGTTGGTTCACAGAAACATGCACGCTCTGGCCTGGGCAGGCTTTAAGCCTTCAAGTTGAAGAGATTTTATATCAGCAGAAATCAAAATTCCAGGATGTCATGGTTTTTAAAAG TAAAACCTATGGCAATGTGCTGGTATTGGATGGTGTGATCCAATGTACTGAACGAGACGAGTTTTCATACCAGGAAATGATCGCTAATCTACCTCTCTGCAGCCACCCAAACCCCAAAAAG GTTCTGATTATTGGTGGGGGCGATGGTGGAGTGCTAAGAGAAGTCGTGAAGCACCCCTTAGTAGAGTCTGTGGTTCAGTGTGAAATTGACGAG GATGTTATTAATGTGTCTAAGAAGTACCTTCCTGGCATGGCAAAGGGCTTCTTCAGCCCCAAACTGACCCTCAATGTTGGGGACGGCTTCGAGTTCATGAAGCAGAACCAGGTTGCCTTCGATGTCATTATCACTGATTCCTCCGACCCTGTAG GCCCTGCTGAAAGCCTCTTCAAAGAGTCCTATTATCAACTAATGAAGACAGCCTTGCGAGACAATGGCATTCTCTGTTGCCAAG GAGAATGTCAGTGGCTGCATTTGGAACTGATTAAAGAGATGAGGACCTTCTGCAAGTCCCTCTTCCCCGTGGTCGATTATGCATACTGTACTATCCCTACATACCCTAGTGGGCAGATTGGCTTCATGCTCTGCAGTAAGAACACA gaGACAAACTTCCGTGAGCCTGTGCGAAAACTGACCGATGAAGAAGTGGAGAGTATGAACCTTAAATATTACAATTACGAGATACACCGGGCTGCTTTTATTCTACCAGAATTCGCCAGGAAG GTGCTAAGTGAAGCATAA
- the LOC117432128 gene encoding uncharacterized protein LOC117432128 isoform X2 — translation MQKLLLEVLQGWKEEKTQVSGVHASDRAAQKLSRQEIQDLKMVFNLKDNKKTGYINETEALKLLRILGFAADNHWMKRTLTILGHPDAGNVQNTSKVSFSDFLELVVEFDGDGRDICEEIEQGFKHLDCDNDGKITFDNLKKTCQSVGIHFSHQKLREMIAEADTNGDAAVDREEFTNIMLKTNLF, via the exons ATGCAGAAGCTG CTTTTAGAAGTTCTACAAGGATGGAAGGAAGAGAAGACACAGGTGAGCGGAGTGCATGCATCAGACAGGGCTGCACAGAAACTCTCAAGACAGGAGATTCAAGATCTGAAGATGGTCTTCAATCTTAAGGACAATAAAAAGACTGG gTATATCAATGAGACTGAGGCTCTCAAACTACTGCGAATTCTCGGGTTTGCTGCAGATAATCATTGGATGAAAAGGACTCTGACGATCTTGGGTCACCCCGACGCAGGCAATGTTCAAAATACATC AAAAGTCAGCTTCAGTGATTTTTTGGAACTTGTCGTTGAGTTTGATGGAGATGGAAGAGACATCTGTGAAGAAATTGAACAAGGATTCAAGCATTTAGACTGCG ATAACGATGGGAAAATAACATTTGATAATCTGAAAAAAACCTGTCAGTCAGTGGGCATTCATTTCTCACATCAGAAGCTGCGAGAGATGATCGCGGAAGCGGACACAAATGGGGACGCTGCAGTGGACCGTGAGGAATTTACAAACATCATGTTAAAGACCAATCTGTTCTGA
- the LOC117432128 gene encoding uncharacterized protein LOC117432128 isoform X1, which translates to MTGTKKKAKKKKRINKKTAKAAGTKVVLADAITPLYVPPPPVLGQKLLEVLQGWKEEKTQVSGVHASDRAAQKLSRQEIQDLKMVFNLKDNKKTGYINETEALKLLRILGFAADNHWMKRTLTILGHPDAGNVQNTSKVSFSDFLELVVEFDGDGRDICEEIEQGFKHLDCDNDGKITFDNLKKTCQSVGIHFSHQKLREMIAEADTNGDAAVDREEFTNIMLKTNLF; encoded by the exons ATGACAGGGACCAAGAAAAAGGCGAAGAAAAAGAAgagaataaataaaaagactgCAAAAGCTGCGGGCACCAAAGTCGTGCTCGCGGATGCAATTACACCTCTTTACGTTCCTCCACCGCCCGTGCTGGGGCAAAAG CTTTTAGAAGTTCTACAAGGATGGAAGGAAGAGAAGACACAGGTGAGCGGAGTGCATGCATCAGACAGGGCTGCACAGAAACTCTCAAGACAGGAGATTCAAGATCTGAAGATGGTCTTCAATCTTAAGGACAATAAAAAGACTGG gTATATCAATGAGACTGAGGCTCTCAAACTACTGCGAATTCTCGGGTTTGCTGCAGATAATCATTGGATGAAAAGGACTCTGACGATCTTGGGTCACCCCGACGCAGGCAATGTTCAAAATACATC AAAAGTCAGCTTCAGTGATTTTTTGGAACTTGTCGTTGAGTTTGATGGAGATGGAAGAGACATCTGTGAAGAAATTGAACAAGGATTCAAGCATTTAGACTGCG ATAACGATGGGAAAATAACATTTGATAATCTGAAAAAAACCTGTCAGTCAGTGGGCATTCATTTCTCACATCAGAAGCTGCGAGAGATGATCGCGGAAGCGGACACAAATGGGGACGCTGCAGTGGACCGTGAGGAATTTACAAACATCATGTTAAAGACCAATCTGTTCTGA
- the LOC117431947 gene encoding somatostatin-1B-like — MQLRASLVSLMLVVYSLRVVAVLPGEDRLSVHSNRELSKERKEGFLKLLSGLLDGVDSSVVLGEDVSPMDLEEPLDSRLEERAVYNRLSQLPQRARKAPCKNFFWKTFTSC; from the exons ATGCAGCTCCGAGCCAGCCTGGTGTCCCTAATGCTTGTGGTGTACAGCTTGAGAGTCGTAGCAGTCCTGCCTGGTGAGGATAGGCTCTCTGTGCACAGTAACAGG GAGCTGAGCAAAGAGAGGAAGGAGGGCTTTCTCAAGTTGCTATCAGGCTTGTTGGATGGAGTGGACAGTTCAGTAGTGCTGGGGGAGGACGTGTCCCCCATGGACCTGGAGGAGCCCCTGGACTCCCGTCTTGAGGAGAGGGCCGTCTATAACCGTCTCTCACAGCTACCCCAGAGAGCTCGCAAAGCCCCCTGTAAAAACTTCTTCTGGAAAACCTTCACGTCCTGCTAA